From a single Pseudalkalibacillus hwajinpoensis genomic region:
- the hemQ gene encoding hydrogen peroxide-dependent heme synthase: MNEAAVTLDGWYCLHDFRSMDWTAWKQLSSDDRQHAINEFLTFLEKWEVTAGHKQGSHALYSIVGQKADFMLMLLRPTMEELNEIENAFNKTTFAEYTIPAYSYVSVVELSNYMAGKDSDPDNDPRIQARLKPELTEAPYVCFYPMNKKREGNDNWYMLSMDDRREMMRSHGLIGRSYAGKVKQIITGSVGFDDWEWGVTLFSDDVLQFKKLVYEMRFDEVSARYGEFGTFFVGTHLPKERLSKFLYV; encoded by the coding sequence ATGAATGAAGCAGCAGTTACTCTTGACGGCTGGTATTGCCTTCATGACTTCCGTAGCATGGACTGGACAGCATGGAAACAGCTTTCAAGCGATGATCGTCAACACGCTATTAATGAGTTTCTTACTTTCCTCGAAAAGTGGGAAGTTACAGCAGGACACAAGCAAGGTAGTCACGCTCTTTATTCGATTGTTGGTCAGAAAGCAGACTTTATGTTGATGCTCCTTCGCCCGACAATGGAAGAATTAAATGAAATTGAGAATGCCTTTAATAAAACAACGTTCGCTGAGTATACAATTCCGGCTTATTCTTACGTATCCGTTGTCGAGCTCAGCAACTACATGGCTGGTAAAGACAGCGATCCTGACAACGATCCACGCATTCAGGCGCGCCTTAAGCCAGAGTTAACAGAAGCCCCTTACGTTTGTTTCTATCCAATGAATAAGAAGCGCGAAGGCAATGACAACTGGTATATGCTTTCAATGGACGATCGTCGTGAAATGATGCGAAGCCACGGCCTGATTGGGCGCAGCTATGCTGGAAAGGTGAAGCAAATCATCACCGGCTCCGTTGGTTTCGACGACTGGGAATGGGGCGTTACGCTCTTCTCTGATGATGTTCTACAATTTAAAAAGCTTGTATACGAAATGCGTTTTGACGAAGTAAGCGCACGCTATGGCGAATTTGGAACCTTCTTTGTTGGTACACACCTTCCAAAAGAAAGACTATCAAAGTTTCTATATGTATAA
- the pta gene encoding phosphate acetyltransferase: MSDLFTSMKDQVKVGYPTIVFPEGTDERVLAAANRLARDGILKPIVIGGEEAVKDASSLNLELHSDLEIIDPASYSEMDGLVESFVERRKGKATAEQAQEILLNVNYFGTMLVHTGKADGLVSGAAHSTGDTVRPALQIIKTKEGIKKTSGAFVMVKGDEKYVFADCAINISPDSNDLAEIGLSSAETAKMFGIEPKVAMLSFSTKGSAKSPETKKVEEATRIAKEAAPELVIDGEFQFDAAFVPEVAQKKAPESPLKGEANVFVFPSLEAGNIGYKMVQRLGGYEAVGPVLQGLNKPVNDLSRGCSEEDVYKLALITAMQSL; the protein is encoded by the coding sequence ATGAGTGATTTATTTACAAGCATGAAAGATCAAGTTAAAGTTGGTTACCCGACGATCGTTTTTCCTGAAGGAACGGATGAGCGTGTATTAGCAGCAGCGAACCGTCTTGCGCGCGATGGCATTCTTAAGCCAATCGTCATTGGCGGAGAAGAAGCTGTGAAGGATGCCTCAAGCTTAAACCTTGAGTTGCACAGTGATCTAGAAATCATCGATCCTGCTTCCTATTCTGAAATGGATGGGCTCGTGGAATCATTTGTTGAGCGTCGTAAAGGCAAAGCAACAGCTGAGCAGGCGCAGGAAATTCTTCTTAATGTGAATTACTTTGGAACAATGCTCGTTCACACAGGTAAAGCAGATGGCCTTGTCAGCGGTGCAGCCCACTCAACAGGAGACACTGTTCGTCCGGCTCTTCAAATCATCAAAACAAAAGAAGGTATTAAGAAAACATCAGGTGCTTTTGTCATGGTAAAAGGTGACGAAAAGTATGTGTTTGCTGACTGTGCAATCAACATTTCTCCGGACAGCAATGACCTGGCTGAAATTGGACTTAGCAGTGCCGAAACAGCAAAAATGTTTGGAATTGAACCGAAAGTTGCCATGCTTAGCTTCTCAACAAAAGGTTCAGCAAAATCTCCTGAAACAAAGAAAGTCGAGGAAGCAACCCGCATCGCGAAGGAAGCAGCACCTGAGCTTGTGATCGATGGTGAATTCCAATTCGATGCAGCATTTGTACCTGAAGTTGCTCAGAAAAAAGCTCCTGAATCACCACTTAAAGGGGAAGCGAATGTTTTTGTATTCCCGAGCCTTGAAGCAGGAAACATCGGCTATAAAATGGTTCAACGTCTTGGTGGATACGAAGCGGTTGGGCCGGTTCTGCAAGGTCTTAATAAACCAGTTAACGATCTTTCACGCGGATGTAGTGAAGAAGATGTGTATAAATTAGCATTGATAACAGCAATGCAAAGCCTATAA
- a CDS encoding lipoate--protein ligase family protein, protein MVNDSILYQPKWRIIDQSTLGPSFDALQSFAMDDTLCNSAGSGESPPIMRSWVHHDTIVLGIQDTRLPSFEKGVHYLKELGYRVIVRNSGGLAVVLDAGVLNLSLVFSEKQQRIDIDTGYEAMVDFVQDILSPYHVTIEDREIVGSYCPGRYDLSINGRKFAGISQRRLRGGVAVQVYLCVDGSGSGRAGVIQEFYRRALNGEPTKFTYPEIMPKTMASLSELVGKELTVSDLMMKTLETLKSYADSMSNTHLSIPELSLYDFNYQRVFTRNEKALL, encoded by the coding sequence ATGGTGAATGATTCAATACTCTATCAGCCAAAATGGCGCATTATAGATCAATCAACACTTGGTCCATCTTTTGATGCCCTGCAGTCATTTGCAATGGACGATACACTATGTAACTCTGCAGGAAGTGGAGAGTCACCACCGATCATGCGATCCTGGGTGCATCATGACACGATTGTTCTTGGTATTCAGGACACTCGCCTCCCTTCTTTTGAAAAAGGGGTCCACTATTTAAAAGAGCTCGGATATCGCGTGATTGTCAGAAACTCCGGAGGACTTGCCGTCGTACTGGATGCGGGCGTATTGAACCTGTCCCTTGTATTTTCTGAAAAGCAGCAGCGCATTGATATTGATACCGGATATGAAGCAATGGTCGATTTTGTCCAGGATATTTTATCTCCTTATCACGTCACTATAGAAGACCGCGAAATTGTGGGCTCCTATTGCCCGGGCCGATATGATCTTAGTATTAACGGACGGAAATTCGCCGGTATTTCGCAGCGCAGGCTACGTGGCGGTGTAGCGGTTCAGGTATACTTATGCGTTGATGGAAGCGGTTCAGGGCGTGCCGGAGTGATTCAGGAGTTTTACAGAAGAGCGCTAAATGGAGAGCCGACAAAGTTTACCTATCCAGAAATTATGCCGAAAACAATGGCTTCGCTTAGTGAACTTGTCGGCAAAGAACTGACTGTAAGCGATTTGATGATGAAGACGCTGGAAACGCTGAAATCCTATGCGGACTCCATGTCTAACACCCATCTGTCGATTCCTGAGCTATCTTTATACGACTTCAATTACCAGCGCGTCTTCACCCGGAATGAAAAAGCGCTTCTTTAA
- a CDS encoding dicarboxylate/amino acid:cation symporter has product MKLTVKIIAGLVLGIIVGVIFNLFAPDAFGPVDKYLFGPVGQIFLNLIKMLVVPIVFFSIVVGTAGISDPKKLGRMGGKTVGFFLVTTTVAISIAMALAYLIKPGVEGSFSGDSDFKAEEAPPIMDTLLNIIPTNPIQALTEGNMLQIIAFAIFIGFALAILGERTKALRDLFEQGNDVMMYLVKIIMETAPYGAFALIASAVGGQGKEALQSMGMYFLVVLGALLIHFLFTYGSAIYFLCKENPIKFYKAFAPAMAVAFSTSSSSGTLPVSMKTAQENLKVPKQISSFVQPLGATINMDGTAIMQGVATVFIAQITGVDLTFTQLIIVVVTATLASIGTAGVPGVGLIMLAMVLKQVGLPVEPIGLILAVDRLLDMTRTAVNITGDAACAMYISKSEEKREGKEAKSVL; this is encoded by the coding sequence ATGAAGCTAACGGTTAAAATAATTGCAGGTCTAGTGTTAGGTATCATTGTAGGTGTTATCTTCAATCTATTTGCACCTGATGCATTTGGACCGGTTGATAAGTATTTATTTGGTCCGGTTGGACAGATTTTCCTTAACTTAATTAAAATGCTAGTTGTACCGATCGTATTCTTCTCTATCGTTGTAGGAACGGCAGGTATCAGCGATCCAAAGAAGCTTGGTCGTATGGGAGGAAAAACAGTTGGATTTTTCCTTGTTACAACCACGGTTGCGATCTCAATCGCAATGGCGCTTGCTTATTTAATCAAGCCCGGTGTTGAAGGGTCGTTCTCAGGAGATTCGGATTTCAAAGCGGAAGAAGCGCCACCTATCATGGACACGCTCCTGAACATCATTCCGACGAACCCGATTCAGGCACTTACTGAAGGAAATATGTTGCAAATCATCGCTTTTGCGATTTTCATAGGGTTTGCGCTTGCGATTTTGGGAGAACGTACGAAGGCCCTTCGCGACCTCTTTGAACAGGGTAATGATGTTATGATGTACCTTGTTAAGATCATTATGGAGACTGCGCCATACGGTGCTTTTGCTCTTATTGCATCTGCAGTCGGTGGCCAGGGTAAAGAAGCCCTTCAGTCAATGGGTATGTATTTCCTCGTTGTTCTGGGTGCGTTACTCATCCATTTTCTTTTCACTTATGGTAGTGCGATTTACTTCCTTTGTAAAGAGAATCCTATTAAGTTCTATAAAGCATTTGCACCGGCAATGGCTGTTGCCTTCAGTACGTCTTCTAGTAGCGGAACGCTTCCTGTTTCAATGAAAACCGCCCAGGAAAACCTTAAGGTTCCGAAACAAATTAGTAGTTTCGTCCAACCACTTGGCGCTACGATTAACATGGATGGTACAGCGATTATGCAGGGTGTTGCAACGGTCTTTATCGCTCAAATTACCGGTGTTGATTTAACATTTACTCAATTGATTATCGTCGTTGTTACGGCAACTCTTGCTAGTATTGGTACAGCAGGTGTGCCGGGTGTTGGACTTATCATGCTCGCGATGGTTCTGAAGCAGGTTGGTCTACCGGTTGAACCAATTGGTCTGATCCTTGCTGTTGACCGTCTTCTTGATATGACGCGTACAGCCGTTAACATTACAGGTGATGCTGCGTGTGCGATGTACATTTCAAAATCAGAAGAAAAGCGTGAAGGTAAAGAGGCTAAGTCTGTTTTATAG
- a CDS encoding HD domain-containing protein, with the protein MNLTEGVHTEMLERLNEEKVFKDPVHRYIHVRYRLIWELIGTKEFQRLRRVRQLGTTYLTFHGAEHSRFSHSLGVYEIVRRINGIFSQYEGWDEENQLLSMCAALLHDVGHGPFSHSFEKVFNLDHEDFTRMVILGDTEINQVLRKVRDRFPEEVADVIAKTHDNKLVVSLISSQIDADRMDYLLRDAYFTGVSYGQFDIERILRVMRPGGDQIVIKQSGMHAVEDYIMSRYQMYWQIYFHPVTRSAEVILSKILHRAKKLFADGYTFKQDPIHFYSLFKEGISLEDFLKLDDSVVMYYFQIWQEEEDAILRDLCERFMNRRLFKYIEFNPMQQMNAWRELYDSFKEAGIDPDYYLEVDSSSDLPYDFYRPGEEEERLPIHLLKPGGDLRELSRESDVVEAISGKKRTDHKLYFPADFILEGNSDATRRIKSLLYLE; encoded by the coding sequence ATGAATTTGACGGAAGGAGTCCACACGGAAATGCTCGAACGATTAAACGAAGAAAAAGTATTTAAAGATCCGGTTCACCGCTATATCCATGTTCGCTACCGTTTAATCTGGGAGTTAATTGGTACGAAGGAATTCCAGCGTTTGCGCAGAGTTCGTCAGCTCGGAACAACGTATCTTACCTTTCATGGGGCAGAGCATAGCCGCTTCAGCCATTCACTTGGCGTCTATGAAATTGTAAGGCGTATTAACGGCATTTTCTCTCAATATGAAGGATGGGACGAAGAGAATCAATTGTTAAGCATGTGTGCTGCGCTCCTGCATGATGTTGGACATGGACCCTTTTCCCATTCCTTCGAAAAAGTGTTTAACCTTGATCATGAAGATTTCACAAGGATGGTCATTCTTGGTGATACAGAAATCAACCAGGTGCTTCGTAAAGTGAGGGATCGTTTTCCTGAAGAAGTTGCAGATGTTATCGCAAAAACACATGACAACAAGCTTGTTGTAAGCCTGATTTCAAGTCAGATCGATGCCGATCGCATGGACTACCTGCTCCGTGATGCTTATTTTACTGGTGTGAGCTATGGGCAGTTTGATATCGAACGGATTCTTCGCGTCATGCGTCCAGGTGGCGATCAAATTGTGATCAAACAAAGCGGAATGCACGCGGTAGAGGATTACATCATGAGTCGTTACCAGATGTACTGGCAGATCTATTTTCACCCGGTAACACGTAGTGCAGAAGTGATTTTAAGTAAAATCCTCCATCGAGCGAAAAAGCTTTTCGCTGATGGATATACATTCAAGCAGGATCCGATCCACTTTTATTCCCTTTTTAAAGAGGGTATTAGTCTCGAGGATTTCCTTAAGCTGGACGATTCTGTTGTGATGTACTATTTCCAGATCTGGCAGGAAGAAGAGGACGCAATTCTTCGTGATTTATGTGAGAGATTCATGAATCGTCGCTTATTTAAATACATCGAATTTAATCCAATGCAGCAGATGAATGCATGGAGAGAGCTGTATGACTCCTTTAAAGAAGCAGGAATTGATCCAGATTATTATCTTGAGGTTGATTCATCTTCTGATTTGCCATATGATTTCTACCGGCCAGGTGAAGAAGAAGAACGTCTTCCGATCCATTTGCTGAAGCCAGGTGGTGATTTACGTGAGCTTTCACGTGAATCAGATGTGGTTGAAGCGATTTCTGGTAAGAAACGGACCGACCATAAACTATATTTCCCCGCAGATTTCATTCTAGAGGGAAATTCTGATGCTACTCGTCGTATAAAGTCATTGTTATATTTAGAATAG
- a CDS encoding YwgA family protein, whose product MLEDHAKVIAVLKEAGEVIGRKKLQKIIYICKKLQFPFNEKYQFHFYGPYSEELTLRVEELCNLGLVNEVKESKGGYYQYKYTVTDEGNDFLGHYEFHMPELNECISEINSQSSRFLELVSTILFFDRLSKDEVVEKVHTIKRKQNYSNAEIEEAYEFMGKLGC is encoded by the coding sequence TTGCTAGAAGATCACGCGAAAGTGATAGCCGTGCTGAAAGAAGCTGGAGAAGTCATTGGTCGCAAGAAACTACAAAAAATCATTTATATTTGTAAGAAACTCCAATTTCCATTTAATGAAAAATACCAGTTCCATTTTTATGGACCATACTCAGAAGAATTGACGCTGCGTGTGGAAGAGCTTTGTAATCTAGGTCTTGTAAATGAGGTAAAGGAAAGCAAGGGCGGCTACTACCAATACAAGTATACCGTCACAGATGAAGGAAACGATTTTCTCGGTCACTATGAGTTTCATATGCCAGAATTAAATGAGTGTATTTCCGAGATTAATAGTCAGAGCTCACGCTTTTTGGAGCTCGTTTCTACGATTCTCTTTTTCGACCGTCTCTCGAAGGATGAAGTGGTTGAGAAAGTTCACACGATTAAGCGAAAGCAAAATTATTCAAATGCTGAGATTGAAGAAGCTTATGAATTTATGGGAAAACTCGGTTGTTGA
- a CDS encoding oxidoreductase has protein sequence MKKVNIGLVGFGFSGATFHAPVIKAVEGLNVTKVVSSQPDKVHASFPEVTVGSFEDMLADDSIELVVITTPNELHFPMAKQALEARKHVVIEKPFVVSVEEGEQLIQLAEENHCLLSVYHNRRYDNDFLTIQKLMDENEFGKVMTFEAHYDRYRAEVRNRWREQDKKGSGILFDLGSHLIDQALTLFGAPDDVTADVMAQRDGAKTDDYFHLVLRYGRQRVILHAGSLVKKHGPRYQIHGTDGSFVKWGIDPQEAALKEGKIPGGSGWGEDTKDQYGILTRDEAESTVPTIAGYYQTYYKGIYRAIREDKTLPVTADQALNVIKLIELALKSSKEKRTLQWM, from the coding sequence ATGAAGAAAGTTAACATTGGATTAGTTGGGTTTGGATTTTCAGGAGCTACCTTTCATGCCCCGGTAATAAAGGCAGTAGAGGGTCTGAACGTCACAAAAGTTGTTTCATCGCAACCTGATAAGGTTCATGCTAGTTTTCCTGAGGTGACGGTCGGATCGTTTGAGGATATGTTGGCAGACGATTCAATAGAATTAGTGGTCATTACGACACCAAATGAACTTCATTTTCCGATGGCAAAGCAGGCACTTGAAGCCCGAAAGCACGTTGTTATTGAGAAGCCTTTTGTGGTGAGCGTTGAAGAGGGTGAACAATTGATTCAATTAGCTGAAGAAAATCACTGCCTCTTAAGTGTGTATCATAATAGGCGCTATGATAATGATTTTCTGACAATCCAAAAGCTGATGGACGAGAATGAATTCGGGAAGGTCATGACGTTTGAGGCTCATTATGATCGGTATCGTGCTGAGGTCCGAAATCGCTGGCGCGAACAGGATAAGAAGGGATCTGGTATCCTATTTGATCTTGGCTCGCATCTTATTGACCAGGCGCTCACCCTTTTTGGTGCCCCGGACGATGTGACGGCGGACGTCATGGCACAACGAGACGGGGCAAAAACAGATGACTATTTCCACCTTGTCCTGAGATACGGCCGTCAACGCGTGATTTTACATGCTGGTTCACTGGTAAAAAAACATGGCCCTCGTTATCAAATCCACGGAACAGATGGTTCATTTGTAAAATGGGGGATTGATCCTCAAGAAGCTGCACTAAAAGAAGGGAAGATCCCCGGTGGTTCAGGATGGGGAGAGGATACGAAAGATCAATACGGCATTTTAACCAGAGATGAGGCAGAGTCCACAGTTCCAACTATAGCTGGATACTATCAAACGTATTACAAAGGAATCTATCGCGCAATTCGCGAGGACAAGACACTGCCTGTGACGGCTGATCAAGCACTGAACGTCATTAAATTGATTGAACTTGCTCTAAAAAGTAGTAAGGAAAAGCGAACGTTGCAATGGATGTAA
- a CDS encoding NCS2 family permease — MFNSFFRLKENGTNVKTEFLAGLTTFLTMVYIVIVNPIILSSTGVPFNTVFIATIIAAVVGTLWMGLFANYPIAIAPGMGLNAYFAFSVVGGQSGVSYQVAFGAVFIAGILFIILSLTPFREKLIEAIPTNLKLGITAGIGLFIAFIGLRMTGIIVADKENLVGLGNLHSPEVILALVGLIITLILMARNVPGALFFGMIATAVIAIFTGQLEFGKMMETPAAPEFFIFGSPLQAIKDMIEYGLYAVIFSFLLVTLFDTTGTMVGVAEQAGLMKGKKMPRARQALLADSVGTTIGAIFGTSPTSAYIESSSGVAAGGRTGLTSVVVAVLFIISAFFGPLVSSLSGLAAITAPTLIIVGSLMIGAVGKIDWSEFDEAFPAFLIILTMPLTASIATGIALGFITYPILKIVKGKGREVHPLLYLFAVLFFYQLAFLPHA, encoded by the coding sequence ATGTTTAACTCCTTTTTTCGTTTAAAAGAAAATGGAACAAACGTTAAAACAGAATTTCTAGCAGGATTAACTACTTTCCTGACCATGGTATATATCGTTATTGTTAACCCAATTATCCTTTCTTCAACAGGTGTACCGTTCAATACAGTATTTATCGCTACGATCATCGCGGCAGTTGTGGGAACACTCTGGATGGGACTTTTCGCTAATTACCCGATTGCAATCGCCCCCGGTATGGGGTTAAATGCTTACTTCGCCTTTTCTGTTGTTGGAGGGCAAAGTGGTGTGTCATACCAGGTCGCATTCGGAGCTGTGTTTATTGCAGGTATTCTCTTTATTATTCTTTCCTTAACACCATTCCGAGAAAAGCTAATCGAAGCAATTCCGACAAATCTTAAGCTCGGGATCACAGCCGGTATTGGTCTGTTTATCGCATTTATTGGACTTCGCATGACAGGCATTATCGTCGCTGACAAAGAAAATCTTGTAGGACTTGGCAATCTCCATTCACCTGAAGTTATTCTTGCGCTTGTCGGATTAATTATCACGCTTATCCTGATGGCTCGAAATGTACCTGGAGCGCTGTTCTTCGGTATGATTGCTACAGCCGTTATCGCCATTTTCACGGGACAGCTTGAATTTGGTAAAATGATGGAAACACCTGCCGCTCCAGAGTTCTTTATCTTCGGAAGTCCGCTTCAAGCTATTAAAGATATGATCGAATACGGATTATATGCGGTTATCTTCTCATTCTTACTCGTAACGCTATTTGATACGACAGGAACAATGGTCGGTGTCGCTGAACAGGCTGGCTTAATGAAAGGCAAGAAGATGCCCCGTGCTCGTCAGGCTCTTCTCGCTGACTCGGTTGGTACAACAATAGGCGCAATCTTCGGGACAAGCCCAACAAGTGCGTATATTGAATCCTCTTCAGGCGTTGCAGCTGGAGGAAGAACGGGCTTAACGTCTGTGGTTGTCGCTGTCCTCTTTATCATATCTGCTTTCTTTGGACCACTCGTTAGTTCATTGTCAGGACTTGCAGCTATTACGGCACCAACACTTATTATCGTAGGAAGCCTGATGATCGGGGCTGTTGGAAAAATTGACTGGAGCGAATTTGATGAGGCATTCCCTGCCTTCTTAATTATCCTGACAATGCCGCTTACTGCAAGCATCGCGACAGGAATTGCGCTCGGATTTATCACATATCCTATTCTAAAAATCGTTAAAGGAAAAGGACGCGAAGTTCATCCCCTTCTTTATTTGTTCGCTGTTCTCTTCTTCTACCAGCTAGCATTTCTGCCACACGCATAA
- a CDS encoding YwhD family protein: MANEEEKKPAKKPSTGFNILSGDSTDGHGGYGVGTINLDNVSPVIIDPTTDEVYVDVGALHARSALEKRKKLVKTREDVPNGHTAWIVWVTLQRKEEGPFYYGIGACEFFVDPEAKRAWKSMPEHVNNMDKSMKGKVVINHMDAKSKKMLRDYLIGFDKDVYERSSDDVKSGLQD; the protein is encoded by the coding sequence TTGGCAAATGAAGAAGAGAAAAAGCCAGCTAAGAAGCCCTCAACAGGCTTTAATATTTTAAGTGGAGACTCAACTGACGGTCACGGTGGTTATGGTGTTGGTACAATCAATCTCGATAACGTATCTCCAGTGATCATTGATCCGACGACAGATGAAGTGTATGTAGATGTCGGTGCCCTACACGCGCGCAGTGCGCTTGAGAAACGGAAGAAGCTAGTTAAAACACGTGAAGATGTTCCGAACGGTCATACTGCCTGGATTGTATGGGTAACGCTGCAAAGAAAAGAAGAAGGTCCTTTCTACTACGGAATCGGAGCATGTGAGTTCTTCGTCGATCCTGAAGCGAAGCGAGCATGGAAAAGCATGCCAGAACATGTGAACAACATGGATAAATCCATGAAAGGGAAAGTTGTGATCAATCATATGGATGCGAAATCGAAAAAGATGCTTCGTGACTATCTAATTGGCTTTGATAAGGACGTTTACGAGCGATCGAGTGATGATGTGAAATCGGGACTTCAAGACTAA
- a CDS encoding DUF2164 domain-containing protein codes for MWKQLSNEKKKDLVQRIQSYFYEERDEEIGELAAENFLHFVMSEIGPTLYNSGITDAIDMTEQKWMSIEQDLEALKKPDPEGTR; via the coding sequence ATGTGGAAACAATTATCGAATGAAAAGAAGAAAGATCTCGTTCAGCGCATCCAATCCTATTTCTATGAAGAGCGTGATGAAGAAATTGGAGAGCTTGCTGCAGAGAACTTTCTTCATTTTGTGATGTCCGAAATTGGTCCAACACTATACAATAGTGGGATAACAGACGCAATCGACATGACGGAACAAAAGTGGATGAGTATTGAACAGGATTTAGAAGCTTTAAAGAAACCAGATCCAGAAGGAACTAGATAA